Part of the Quercus lobata isolate SW786 chromosome 6, ValleyOak3.0 Primary Assembly, whole genome shotgun sequence genome, atatgaaaaacttaaaaaaaaaaaattaattaaatctcaaaaaggATAAAaggataaattttttattaataataaataaaatataacacaaaatttagataaaaatatcacaaataagaaaaaaattcaccaaaaataaattttaaatgaaatatatcataatataaaaatattaaattaatcaatattaaatataaaaaatgcccTATTAAACCCAACATGTCTAGAGTCGCCTGGAAGGAACGGTTTTAACAACAAAAACGTGGGGGAATTAATCTCCTCCAATTCCCATCAAATTGAATTCgtattttccttataaaaaaaaccttgtaaTGAAGTATTAACAATTTAACTGACCCAACGAACGCAGACCCAGTCTCTGAAATCTGGGTGCCGGTGACTTTGACCACCTGAGCCGCCAAACAAAATGCATTGCTGACAAACTTGATTCTCGGATACTTATTAGTGTCTGAGCTGGCACTGCCACTGACAAAGTATTGTACTTGAACCTTCCCTTCTTCTTTACCAACATTAGTCCCCGTTCGTTTtcaccaaaattaaaatcccCAACCTCGTTCGTATCGAACCCCACAGATTTGCTTATctccaaatccaaacaccccatCTTCTCTCTCACGCCAAAATCCCCGTGGAAAATCAAATTCCTcacttctcttttccttttaccaaacctttatcttttttccagccttttctttttcccatatAGCATAAACCCCGTCATATTAGCGATTCTAATTCCATGCACCGACACCACCACCCCACCCTTATATAAATACACCACCACCCACCACTACCACACTATCGCTCACAATTTCACAAATCTTTTCCCTATGTTCCGTAAAAtccttttcccctctccccctccaattctcttttttcccttcaaattttCCTCATTTCCCAAACACAGGACATTACTATCCTTGTCCCCAAACATCATCCCCCACGCTCCCCTCCGTTTTTTCTGCCTAACCTCGCCAATGTCGACCGACTCTCGCGCCCTCCGCACCGTGTCCATTCCGGCCGCCGACGTGGCCGACCGCTCCGACCTGATTCGGGCCCTGGAGACCTCGCTCGGGTCGCATTTCAGCTCCGACCCGATCGTCCCGACTCCGAACCCGCTGATAGTCGTCATCAGCGGCCCCAGCGGCGTCGGCAAGGACGCCGTGATAAACCGCCTGACGGAGCTCCGCCGGAACCTCCACTTCGTCGTGACCTGCACGAGCCGCGCCATGCGGCCCGGCGAGACCGAAGGGAAAGACTACTACTTCGTGACGAAGGAGCAGTTTCTGAGGATGGTGGATCAGGACGAGCTGCTGGAGCACGCGCTGGTGTACGGCGAGTACAAGGGGATTCCGAAGAAGCAGGTGAGGGATCTCATGGGGAAAGGCTACGACGTGGTGCTGAGGGTCGATATCCAGGGCGCCGAGACGCTGCGGCGGGTCCTGGGGCAGAAGGCGGTGTTCATGTTCTTGACGGCGGAGAGCGAGGCGAAGATGGTGGAGAGATTGGTGGACAGGAGGACGGAGAGGAAAGAGGAGTTGCTCGTGAGGATCGCCACCGCGAGAGAGGAGGTTAAGCGCGTTTCGAGTTTCGATTATGTGGTTGTTAACAGGGAAGGGGAGTTGGAGAAGGCGGTGCAGACGGTGGAGGCGATTATCGATGCCGAAAAGGCCAAGGTGCGGCAGCGGAATGCCGTCCtataatgaaagaagaaaaagtaagcAAAATGTGGTATGTttatgttgtatttttttttatgttttgagtgtGTGTCGGGTTTTAATTAGCTTAACTGATAAAGCCTCTATTGATGTTAATGTTTGGAATGTACTATGGGAATAATATATGGTTAGTTGTTTTGTGTTGGATAGTGCAAATTGCAAAGTAGTAGAGTAACAGATTGAGGAAGTAGGGATTGAGAACAGAGCAAATTTGTTTTAGACCCATGATTTTGTGTTCCACTGCTCGCTTGTGTTCGCATTGGTCCAAAGACCATTGGCAATGAAATGATCAGTATTGATGAGGGTTATGGTTGATTTTGGCAAGGTGCAGGCAATTTTTTAGTGTACTTCTGATTTTATGGAGCACAATTGATTAGGGACCATACCTCGTGAGGCAAACTGATGAAGTCTGATAAAGGGTCACCATCTTTTTGGTTCTTCTTAAAGCACAAAAGTTTAGAGTACATAGAAATAGATGAATTGATCGAGAGTATGACTAATTCCTCTTTGTTTTGTTGTGCTTTTGGATCTGAAAAGCGGTCCTTATTTCACGGCCTTGGAGTTTTTAATGCTCAAACCATGCATTCTTAATTGCTTTGCCCTGCTTTAGGTTTGACTAAGTCAGCATGACTATGAAAGTAAGCAAGCTCGGTATGTTATGTTTTATGTTTGAGTATGAAGTCTCTTGTTGTCTATTGAAGAATTTGGGATCAAATCTGTGCCATAGGTTTTAAATCCTATACCATTTATACTAACAAGTGTGTGTGTGATGTTGAGTTAATGTTTGTTGAGAGGGTTTTGGAATGTACTATGGGAATAATAAGTGTATAGTTTCTTTCACTGTAGCAACTTGTTTGTGTGTATGTTGTAGTAGCTTCAAATAGATCACCAAACTTCAGATCTTAAGTGTATTTGGTGATAGAGAGATTTGCTCAGTAGATACTAGATAACCCTAGGTGCATATCAAAAGTTGCAAATTTTCTCCTTAATCTCTTTTAGGTCAATTTGTGTTGAATGGTGCAAAGTGATATAGTAACAGCTCAAGTAGGAATTGAGAACATAGTAATTTATGGTGTGTgcgtgtgtaggtaaaataggaTATAGTCATGGGAGATTCTTTTTTATTGAGAATGAAAGAAGTGAAAAGTTTCAGTTACAAATCTGGGAAAAGTACAAGTGGGAGAAAACCTTTTGAAAGGTGCAAGAACAATGTGACAATGTGATATTGCATCTATTTGAAGGTTCCTACGATATCTGAAATGTGCATGAGACCTTTTTCCAGTTGTTTTCTACCCTTTCAGTTTGTTGCAAAAGCACCGGGGGCAAGACAATTCAGGTGCATGAATGTTTTAACAGTTTTTGACTTTTCGGGCTGTCCTAATTTCTGAAACTTTATACCAATTATAACATTCCAAAATTGGTTAGGGACCATACCTCATGAAGCAAAATGATAAAGTCTGTTTTTGTGGAATAAAGAAATGTTTTAGGGTGGTGTGTAATTTTGAGTTAATGTTTTTCTGAGGATTTTGAATTTGGAATGTACTATGGGAATAATACATGATTAGTTTTTTTGTGCTAGATGCTGCaaacaaataaagtaacaaaagtgaatttttatttttatttttattttttgtgtgtgtgtgtgtgtaggtaAATGCAAAGCTTATGTTTTTACGAAGGACTAGACCCAAGATTTTGTGTTTCGCTGCTTGCTTGCGTCTGCATTGGCCCAAAGACCATCAGCAATGAAGTGATTACTATTGATGAGGCTTATGGTTGATTTTGGCAGGGTGCaggcattttttttagtgtacTTCTGAGGCTATGGAGTTTGAGTACTTTTTTGCATGTACTGTAGATAGACGTTTTCcttgtattaattaattatattaggAATGTTAAAATTTCTAATCCCAAAGGGTAACAGAATCAGCTATGGAGCAAAATTGGCTAGGGACTGTGCCTCATGAAGTAAACATCACTTGTTCGaatcttttctttcctctccgAGTCTCCCATTTGGGCCAaaaattacttatcaaaaaagaaaaaagatggaaagttaaaaaaattttgctgtGAGAATCAGATTTGAGTGTATAAAATGAAAGTTGTTAGGTAACCGTTAATAGAAAAACCTAACCAACTACATGCTTTTGGTTGCTAGTACTATTGTAACTGAGCTGTTTGAGATAGGCCAGCAAGTCACAGTCCAAAGGTTTCTAATACTGTCATATGTGAGTGCTGTCATTGTGGATGAATTTATAGAAACACTGCTGTCACTCATCAATTTAAGACCGTTATTTCTAGAGGTCTTTGGTTTGGACATGCTATTATTCTCATTTTACCCCTTGTTACAAGCATAAAGAGCCTTCACACAGTCCAAATTTGCAATAGACCTTTCATCAAGAACTGTCTTTTCTCATGCGCTTTCTTTGCATTGAATTCAATTGAATTCCTTCAAGATCCTTTCAGTCAGCGATGTATCAAACTCATCTTTGTTTTCAGTCACAGCTCTGACCTTATTCAGGGCGAGAGAATTGTCTCTCAATTCTTCAAGGGTCaccatcttttttcttcttcttaaagCACAAAGGTTCAGAGTACATAGAAATAGATGAATTGATTGAGAGAATGACCAATTTCTCGTTGTGTTGTGCTTTTGGATCTGTAAAGTGGTCCTTATTTGACAGCCTTGGAGTACTTTATGCCCAAACCAGGCATCCTTAATTGCTTTGCCCTGCTCTAGGTTTAACTAAGTCAGCTTCACTATGAAAGCAAGCAAGCTTGGTATGTTATGTTTTATGTTTGAGTATGAACTCTCTTGTCATTGGATGAAGAATTTGGGATTGAATCTGTGCATAGGTTTTTAATCCTattgcatttatattaaaaagtGTGTTAATGTTTGTTGAGAGGGTTTTGGAATGTACTATGGGAATAATATGTGAGTTGTTGCTTGTGTTGAATGGTGAAAAGTAATATGGTAACAGCTCAAGTGGGCATTGAGAACATAGCAATTTTTGGTGTGTTCGTGTAGGTATATGCAAAACTTATGCCTTTACCTAGGATTGAACCCAATATTTTGCCTTTCACTGATCATTTGTGTCTGCGTTTGTCCAAAGACCATTGGCAACGAAGTGATATCACTATTGATAAGGGGTATGATTGATTTTGGCAGAACAAGTGCTTTAGCAAAGTGCAGGCATTTTTAAGTATACTTTTTTAGGATAGATATGATAGGATTTGAATTTATGGTGTCCGCTTCATGATAATTGTTCTTTACCATTATGCTAAGATACAATTGAGGAATTCCTCATAGCTGCTGCATTAACTTTCCACCCTAGACTTGGTATCCTTTTTCACATTCTGAACCTTTCCTGCTGATGACATTTGATAACAGACCAGAAAAGTTACAATACAAGCAGAAAGACAAGGTCCTTATAGGGTCTTCTCCAAAGAGAACCACCTCATAATAAACTTGAAGCCCCAGATCCTAACAATTTAAGATACAGCACCACAATGTATTTTCACTCACAGCTCTGACCTTACCCTGGACTTGTTGAGGGCAATAGAATGGTTCCTCAATTCTTCAAGGGTCACCATCTATTTTGTTCTTCTTAAAGCACAAAGGTTTAGAGTACCAAGAAATAGTTGAATTGATTGAGAGTCTGATCAATTCCCAGTTTTTATGTTGTGTTTATGTATCTGCAAAATGTTCCTTATTTCACAGCCTTGAAGTTTTCCATGCCCAAACTGTGCGTCCTTAATCAGTTTTCCCTGCTTTAGATTTGACCAAGTCAGCTTGAGTATGAAAAAGAAAGCTTAGAGAGAAGATGGAAAAGGTTGAACTCTCTTGTTAATATGGTAAATACacatttttcataacattttgTTGAACACACTGAAGGTCTCTGGTTTGAGTCTGGGCAACACCAGAACTTGATTCTTTGCTTTTTACTAatcaaaaaaacatttttcatactCTCCTACCCTCTCCACAAATTCCGTTTTGCTTTGGAAAAATGAGGTCGCCATTTTACAGAAGTACCTACTATGGTCTGATGGTCTAAATGCTTTACATCCAATGGTCCTAAATAAATTGGAATAATGAATGCATAAAACATACATGTCGGCTTTACATTTGAAAGGCTACCAATGGTTAGGCTCCCATTGTCTTCTGCAAATGTGGAACCATTGGCATGCGTAGTAACCTTTTGAGTGTTCCCTTGAACACTTGACATGCATGGTATTTCATGTTGTGTGGCTTGCGCAA contains:
- the LOC115995014 gene encoding guanylate kinase 3, chloroplastic — protein: MFRKILFPSPPPILFFPFKFSSFPKHRTLLSLSPNIIPHAPLRFFCLTSPMSTDSRALRTVSIPAADVADRSDLIRALETSLGSHFSSDPIVPTPNPLIVVISGPSGVGKDAVINRLTELRRNLHFVVTCTSRAMRPGETEGKDYYFVTKEQFLRMVDQDELLEHALVYGEYKGIPKKQVRDLMGKGYDVVLRVDIQGAETLRRVLGQKAVFMFLTAESEAKMVERLVDRRTERKEELLVRIATAREEVKRVSSFDYVVVNREGELEKAVQTVEAIIDAEKAKVRQRNAVL